The following coding sequences are from one Grus americana isolate bGruAme1 chromosome 30, bGruAme1.mat, whole genome shotgun sequence window:
- the LOC129197937 gene encoding transcription factor HES-7-like — MEKRRRDRMNRSLDRLRLLLLAATCDERLRNPKVEKAEILQKTVQFLRAQPLSEPSRTEELFLRRYRSGYRECLARAARFLQAVPVEPPCPGLGPVPVCPPPLIAGPTDTPGPSGRHGLPAPRVGPSCPSYHSYGPGYDNFGPTPGPSLGPTHRPNCGLGYRPGDGPGCPGDGAGCPGDGPCCPDDGPGCPGDRSGCPGYHGYGPDLRPGLRPTFGPTFRPSLGPSLGPQHGPSRGPGCGPSGHEDSQRRCAKEEAPRESGGPLGPPCRVWRPWP; from the exons ATGGAGAAGCGTCGTCGCGACCGCATGAACCGCAGCCTCGATCGgctccggctgctgctgctggcagccaccTGTGACGAG CGTCTCCGAAACCCCAAGGTGGAGAAGGCCGAAATCCTGCAGAAAACGGTGCAGTTCCTGCGGGCACAGCCCCTCTCAG AGCCCTCGCGGACAGAGGAGCTGTTCCTGCGGCGCTACCGCAGCGGTTACCGGGAGTGCTTGGCTCGCGCCGCTCGTTTCCTGCAGGCCGTTCCAGTGGAGCCTCCGTGTCCGGGTCTGGGTCCCGTACCCGTCTGTCCCCCACCGCTCATCGCCGGCCCCACCGACACCCCCGGGCCCTCCGGCCGCCATGGACTGCCTGCGCCGCGGGTGGGGCCCAGCTGCCCCAGTTACCACAGTTATGGGCCTGGTTACGACAACTTTGGGCCTACTCCGGGGCCTAGTCTGGGGCCTACTCACAGGCCTAACTGTGGCCTTGGTTACCGCCCCGGTGACGGCCCCGGTTGCCCCGGTGACGGCGCCGGTTGCCCCGGCGATGGCCCCTGTTGCCCTGATGATGGCCCTGGTTGCCCCGGCGACAGGTCCGGGTGTCCTGGTTACCACGGTTACGGGCCTGATCTGAGGCCTGGTCTCAGGCCTACTTTCGGGCCTACTTTCAGGCCTAGTTTGGGGCCCAGCCTGGGCCCCCAGCATGGCCCCAGTCGTGGCCCTGGTTGCGGCCCCAGCGGCCACGAGGACTCACAGCGGCGCTGCGCCAAGGAAGAGGCGCCGAGGGAGAGCGGGGGGCCGCTGGGGCCGCCCTGCCGCGTCTGGAGACCCTGGCCCTGA